Proteins encoded within one genomic window of Phototrophicus methaneseepsis:
- a CDS encoding O-methyltransferase — protein MTDIETYITQLFAQEDEALSWARSAPEREQMPRISVEPFEGKLLNLLAQLVGARKIVEIGTLAGYSGIWLARALPEDGQLYTLEISSKHVEVAQANFERAGVSDRVTIQHGDAIDHLNKLTAKGPFDMVFLDAKRDQYLDYLKWAVVNLRIGGLLVSHNAHRGALAAQQPDNEDAAMMNQFLHAVAEHPQLTATIISMGDGMLVARKTS, from the coding sequence GTGACCGATATTGAAACCTACATAACGCAGCTATTCGCGCAGGAAGATGAGGCACTATCCTGGGCACGCTCGGCCCCGGAGCGTGAACAAATGCCACGCATCAGCGTCGAGCCATTCGAAGGCAAGCTGTTAAACCTGCTTGCACAATTAGTTGGTGCCCGCAAGATCGTAGAAATCGGCACATTAGCGGGCTACAGCGGCATCTGGCTGGCCCGCGCCTTGCCAGAAGACGGGCAACTCTACACGCTGGAAATTTCCAGCAAACATGTTGAAGTCGCACAGGCGAATTTTGAGCGTGCAGGCGTCAGCGACCGCGTGACGATCCAACATGGCGACGCCATAGATCATCTCAATAAGCTGACAGCCAAGGGCCCCTTTGATATGGTCTTTCTGGATGCCAAACGCGATCAATATCTTGACTATCTGAAATGGGCTGTCGTGAACTTGCGCATAGGCGGCCTTTTAGTTTCCCACAATGCGCATCGAGGAGCATTGGCGGCCCAACAGCCCGACAATGAAGATGCTGCCATGATGAATCAATTCCTGCATGCCGTGGCAGAACATCCTCAATTGACGGCAACGATCATCAGCATGGGGGATGGCATGCTCGTTGCGCGCAAAACGAGCTAA
- the rimO gene encoding 30S ribosomal protein S12 methylthiotransferase RimO, which translates to MTTATQRRDKYFLLSLGCSKNTVDSESIAQVLNQQGMIGVSVPEEAEVLIVNTCGFINSAKQESVDMLRQLVELKRGNQVVIAAGCLSQRYGETLVQDVPGLDGVIGTRRWMDIFDLVTRLRQRKHPQPLYHLPTDAKVVGLDERGVLRASVQGASAYLKIADGCRRPCAFCAIPKIKGTAVSRPMESIVAEAVRLQEIGVKEIMLIAQDSTDYGYDLGLKDGLAHLLDAICEAAPNIPWLRIMYAYPGYVTERLMETMARHEQVLPYLDIPLQHGNREVLKRMKRPANVDWVYNTIGKMRSIIPNLAVRTTFIVGYPGETDEEFAGLMQFVKDLQFDRVGAFTYSYELGTPSATLPDQVHDEVKQARYEQLMGLQQGISLAKNQALVGKTLDILVEGHGAAEDEDGNDTGQTISLGRSYRDAPEIDGYVLVEGELPPGEIVPVRITGATTYDLIATVDVQEPLVIQPGQVISEGMIDLNNIN; encoded by the coding sequence ATGACGACTGCAACCCAACGCCGGGACAAGTATTTTTTGCTCAGTCTCGGCTGCTCTAAAAACACGGTTGATAGCGAAAGTATCGCCCAGGTGCTCAATCAGCAGGGCATGATTGGCGTGAGCGTGCCGGAAGAAGCCGAGGTGCTCATCGTGAATACCTGCGGCTTTATCAACAGTGCCAAGCAAGAAAGCGTCGATATGCTGCGCCAACTGGTTGAGCTCAAACGCGGTAATCAGGTGGTCATCGCTGCCGGGTGCCTTTCCCAGCGCTATGGGGAAACGCTTGTGCAGGATGTGCCCGGCCTGGATGGCGTTATTGGCACGCGCCGCTGGATGGATATCTTTGACCTGGTGACGCGCCTGCGCCAACGTAAGCACCCACAGCCGCTCTATCATCTGCCGACAGATGCCAAGGTAGTGGGTTTGGATGAGCGCGGTGTGCTGCGTGCCAGCGTACAGGGTGCCAGTGCTTACCTGAAAATCGCTGATGGCTGTCGTCGTCCGTGTGCCTTCTGCGCGATTCCTAAGATTAAGGGCACGGCTGTTAGCCGCCCGATGGAGAGCATCGTCGCGGAAGCTGTGCGTTTGCAGGAAATTGGCGTTAAAGAGATTATGCTCATCGCCCAGGATTCTACCGATTACGGCTATGATCTGGGCCTTAAAGACGGCCTCGCGCATCTGCTGGATGCTATTTGCGAAGCCGCGCCTAACATTCCCTGGCTTCGCATCATGTACGCGTATCCAGGTTACGTGACGGAGCGTTTAATGGAGACGATGGCCCGCCATGAGCAGGTGCTGCCGTATCTCGATATTCCTTTGCAGCATGGCAACCGGGAAGTGCTCAAGCGGATGAAGCGCCCGGCCAATGTGGATTGGGTTTATAACACGATTGGTAAGATGCGCTCGATTATCCCCAACCTGGCTGTGCGGACCACATTTATCGTGGGCTACCCTGGCGAAACAGACGAAGAATTCGCGGGTTTGATGCAGTTTGTCAAAGATTTACAATTCGACCGCGTGGGGGCCTTCACATACAGCTACGAATTGGGGACGCCCAGCGCCACATTACCTGATCAGGTTCATGATGAAGTCAAGCAGGCCCGTTATGAGCAGTTGATGGGCTTGCAGCAGGGCATCAGCCTTGCGAAGAACCAGGCTTTAGTGGGTAAGACGCTCGATATTCTCGTAGAAGGGCACGGTGCGGCAGAAGATGAAGACGGCAATGATACCGGGCAGACGATCAGCCTGGGCCGCAGCTACCGCGACGCACCTGAGATTGATGGTTATGTATTGGTCGAGGGCGAACTGCCTCCAGGGGAAATCGTCCCGGTGCGCATCACGGGCGCGACGACCTATGACCTCATTGCTACCGTGGATGTACAAGAGCCTCTCGTGATCCAGCCGGGGCAGGTCATTAGCGAAGGCATGATTGATCTCAACAACATCAACTAG
- a CDS encoding ribonuclease Z, which produces MFDIVFLGTSASAPSIHRGLSSAAVMAGEDRFLIDCGEGTQRQILRSGIGFKKLNHILLTHSHLDHILGLGGLVSTFTRWEAIDDFQIWGGTATLQRVEDLLFNVVFARHQPPVPVHLTPVGDGVFYEQKKFTLSAFPVQHRGPDCYGYVFQEHTHMPFLAEKANALGIPFGPERSALVQGHAVTLADGRTILPSDVLGEPVPGVKIAFTGDVGNAEAMLPYIQDADALVIEGTFMQEEADMARRFGHLTIHQAGLIAQEANVKNLLITHVSRRYRERDMAEEAQNVFPNAYIVRDFDHFVIRRDKPIVKQKASYRNNPEDAL; this is translated from the coding sequence ATGTTTGATATTGTTTTTCTAGGCACCTCGGCTTCTGCACCGTCGATTCATCGCGGCTTATCGTCTGCGGCTGTGATGGCGGGCGAAGATCGCTTCTTGATTGACTGCGGCGAGGGCACGCAGCGCCAAATTCTGCGCAGCGGTATTGGCTTCAAAAAATTAAACCATATTCTGCTCACCCACAGTCACCTGGATCATATCCTGGGACTGGGCGGACTCGTCTCGACCTTCACACGATGGGAAGCGATTGACGACTTCCAAATATGGGGCGGCACGGCAACACTGCAACGCGTGGAAGATTTGCTATTTAATGTGGTCTTCGCACGCCATCAGCCCCCCGTACCCGTTCACTTAACGCCTGTTGGTGATGGCGTATTCTATGAACAAAAGAAATTTACGCTGAGCGCCTTCCCGGTACAGCATCGCGGGCCAGATTGCTACGGTTATGTCTTCCAGGAACATACGCATATGCCCTTCCTGGCTGAAAAAGCCAATGCCCTGGGTATTCCCTTTGGCCCGGAACGCAGCGCACTGGTCCAGGGTCACGCCGTCACCCTGGCAGATGGCCGGACAATCCTGCCATCTGATGTCCTGGGCGAACCAGTCCCCGGTGTCAAAATCGCCTTCACTGGCGATGTCGGCAATGCAGAGGCGATGCTGCCTTATATCCAGGATGCAGACGCGCTGGTCATCGAGGGCACCTTTATGCAAGAAGAAGCGGATATGGCGCGCCGCTTTGGTCATTTGACAATCCATCAAGCCGGGTTGATCGCCCAGGAAGCGAACGTCAAAAATCTGCTCATTACGCATGTCTCACGCCGCTACCGCGAGCGCGATATGGCAGAAGAAGCGCAAAACGTCTTCCCGAATGCTTACATTGTCCGTGACTTCGATCATTTTGTGATTCGGCGGGATAAACCGATCGTCAAGCAAAAAGCATCATATCGTAACAATCCGGAGGATGCATTGTGA
- a CDS encoding helix-turn-helix domain-containing protein, with the protein MDPTALGRYLRESRETREITLDDAVSALRIRRNVLERFEAGEFDVAETEVQVRGLLRNYARYLQLNEGTVLSYYEAARQDNGKKSGLFGRRKEANDVVPRAPRKITDTPPALPIVEVNAARDARRRTFLTTLVQGLVGLAALLVVVYISVQLLNLQPVDATPEAPTEVAAVAGPPTETYTPTWTPMPAVEDSQIVDTTTNNDFFASGVSIEIELLQRSWMRVIADGVEQFSGIATAGETFRSEASQQIELSVANAAAVMINFNGRELEPLGVRGQQVNVVFSPSGVDMEQANEGLQPTSAVTQASTQPTLPAEVEESQTPIGSGGVQSNAPTPTPLFSDSSAISPTSTVDAASSAQNNAPSPTPLFSSEATATPGTDVDNGADNTGSGEVGPQPTDVLVDTATPTLTPTLAPSATVVPTHTVEPTATAILPPRVTPSNLPTQKP; encoded by the coding sequence ATGGATCCAACGGCTTTAGGGCGCTATCTCCGCGAAAGTCGAGAAACCCGAGAAATTACATTAGATGATGCTGTTAGCGCGCTGCGCATCCGGCGTAACGTTCTGGAGCGCTTCGAAGCGGGGGAATTCGATGTCGCAGAAACAGAAGTTCAGGTGCGCGGCTTGCTGCGTAACTATGCGCGCTATTTGCAGTTGAATGAAGGCACCGTCCTCAGCTATTACGAAGCAGCTCGCCAGGATAATGGCAAGAAAAGTGGCCTTTTCGGGCGGCGTAAAGAGGCAAATGATGTGGTGCCGCGTGCGCCGCGCAAAATTACCGATACGCCCCCGGCGCTGCCGATTGTGGAAGTTAACGCGGCACGGGATGCTCGTCGTCGCACCTTCCTGACGACCCTGGTTCAGGGATTGGTCGGGTTAGCGGCGCTGCTCGTTGTGGTTTACATCTCTGTGCAGTTGCTGAACCTTCAACCTGTTGATGCCACGCCAGAAGCGCCGACAGAAGTTGCTGCTGTAGCTGGCCCTCCGACAGAGACATATACCCCTACATGGACGCCTATGCCCGCTGTCGAAGACAGCCAGATTGTGGATACCACGACGAATAATGACTTCTTCGCTAGCGGTGTCTCTATAGAAATTGAGCTGCTCCAGCGCTCCTGGATGCGCGTCATTGCGGATGGCGTTGAGCAGTTTTCCGGCATTGCGACGGCAGGCGAGACATTTCGCAGTGAGGCCAGCCAGCAAATTGAATTATCCGTCGCCAATGCCGCCGCCGTGATGATTAACTTCAATGGGCGCGAGTTGGAGCCTCTTGGCGTGCGCGGCCAACAAGTGAACGTGGTCTTTTCACCATCGGGCGTGGATATGGAACAGGCAAATGAAGGCCTGCAGCCGACTTCCGCAGTGACGCAAGCGTCAACACAGCCAACACTCCCGGCCGAGGTTGAAGAATCGCAGACGCCGATTGGCTCAGGCGGGGTGCAATCCAATGCGCCAACGCCGACGCCGCTGTTCTCTGATAGTTCGGCTATCTCACCAACCAGCACCGTCGATGCCGCTTCTTCAGCCCAGAATAATGCACCATCGCCGACGCCGCTGTTCTCATCTGAGGCAACGGCGACACCTGGAACGGATGTCGATAATGGGGCAGATAATACTGGCAGTGGCGAAGTTGGCCCGCAACCAACGGATGTGTTGGTCGATACTGCCACGCCGACATTGACGCCAACCCTGGCACCGAGCGCGACCGTGGTCCCGACCCATACCGTTGAACCTACGGCAACAGCAATTTTGCCGCCGCGTGTGACGCCATCGAACCTGCCAACGCAGAAACCTTAA
- the rplI gene encoding 50S ribosomal protein L9, with the protein MKVILLQDIYKHGVAGEVVDVANGFARNFLIPRKMAVQATKNALRAHKKLTERVEARRAQYENMLNEVAQQINGAELIFERRAASTGKLFGSVTNQEMADELLNVTGIDINRRRISQQNLRELGTHEVPVRIGTEETPVITVVIVREGELQEFLAAREAGEATEYDQVVEAEETVEVEEVVEEPVAEAAGEAEGEE; encoded by the coding sequence ATGAAAGTTATCCTGCTACAGGACATCTACAAGCATGGTGTCGCGGGTGAAGTGGTGGATGTCGCTAACGGCTTCGCCAGAAATTTCCTCATTCCGCGTAAGATGGCCGTCCAGGCAACGAAAAATGCCCTGCGCGCTCATAAGAAATTGACTGAGCGTGTCGAAGCCCGCCGTGCCCAGTATGAGAACATGCTCAATGAAGTTGCGCAGCAAATCAATGGTGCGGAACTGATCTTTGAGCGCCGTGCTGCATCCACTGGTAAGCTGTTTGGTTCCGTAACCAACCAGGAAATGGCCGATGAACTGCTGAATGTGACCGGCATCGACATCAACCGTCGCCGTATCAGCCAGCAGAATCTGCGCGAACTGGGGACGCATGAAGTGCCCGTTCGCATCGGCACAGAAGAAACACCCGTGATTACAGTGGTCATCGTGCGCGAAGGTGAACTGCAAGAATTCCTCGCAGCACGTGAAGCTGGTGAAGCCACTGAGTATGATCAGGTGGTTGAAGCTGAAGAAACTGTGGAAGTTGAAGAAGTCGTTGAAGAGCCAGTTGCAGAAGCTGCTGGCGAAGCCGAAGGCGAAGAGTAA